One part of the Syngnathus acus chromosome 17, fSynAcu1.2, whole genome shotgun sequence genome encodes these proteins:
- the LOC119136850 gene encoding histone-binding protein N1/N2-like isoform X2, whose translation MEEAYKLIGAGKKQLVMGKAVEAVSTLQEACGILAKAYGDTADECAEAFFWCGRALLDLARMENSVLGNALEGVPEDDEDENPQDSNVEGTEKVDEKTRDELRVQVYDAMAEKSDNAKEEETAADKKVEEKTEDSVAEEPLSDKMEGGKAVKKEDLSDEKLEKTVDKIADEKVEASNKMENGETDKMADEKVEDVAEKMEEEEEDSEDEAEEEQGEDSNSGEKEGDESEEEEEEVGNLQLAWEMLELAKVIYKRKESKDDQLMAAQAHLRLSEVSAESGNYVQALEDLRECLSLQRKHLDADSRLVAETHYQLGLTFSLNQQYGESVDHLNRSISVIKSRLANLTELMAKAAGPEELPEERQEMEELKALLPEIQEKVEDATDSLKCRNTESTEPAPDGASTSSAVVAAQSGDTSPASAASSHSQPPLYSSSTKLCSTNGSAPDTQVSDISHLVRKKRKPEESPSKEGVVKKAKQDVAQDTLVVQKANGDTSM comes from the exons ATGGAAGAGGCCTACAAACTAATCGGAGCGGGGAAGAAGCAGTTGGTTATGGGCAAAGCGGTGGAGGCGGTGAGCACTCTCCAGGAGGCCTGCGGAATACT agcCAAAGCATATGGAGACACCGCAGATGAGTGTGCAGAAGCATTCTTTTGGTGCGGTAGAGCCTTGTTGGATTTGGCACG AATGGAGAACTCTGTACTCGGTAACGCTTTGGAAGGAGTCCCGGAGGACGACGAAGATGAGAATCCTCAAGATTCCAATGTGGAGGGCACAGAAAAAGTTGATG AAAAGACCAGAGATGAGTTGAGGGTTCAAGTTTACGACGCCATGGCGGAGAAATCCGACAatgcaaaggaggaggaaacTGCGGCCGACAAGAAGGTTGAGGAAAAAACAGAGGACAGTGTAGCCGAGGAACCTCTATCAGATAAAATGGAAGGGGGAAAAGCAGTCAAGAAGGAAGACCTGAGTGATGAGAAGTTAGAAAAGACAGTAGACAAAATAGCTGACGAGAAGGTTGAAGCGTctaacaaaatggaaaatg GTGAAAcggacaaaatggctgacgaGAAAGTCGAAGACGTGGCTGAGAagatggaagaagaagaagaagactcTGAAG atgAAGCTGAGGAGGAACAAGGCGAAGACAGCAACTCTGGAGAAAag GAGGGCGATGAatcagaggaggaagaagaggaggtggGAAACcttcagctggcctgggagaTGCTGGAATTAGCCAAGGTCATCTATAAGAG AAAAGAGTCCAAGGACGACCAGCTTATGGCAGCTCAGGCCCATTTAAGACTGAGTGAAGTTTCTGCTGAGTCTG GGAACTACGTCCAAGCCTTGGAAGACCTCCGGGAGTGTCTTTCACTTCAGCGGAAACACTTGGACGCCGACAGCCGACTGGTCGCCGAGACGCACTACCAGCTGGGTCTGACCTTCAGCTTGAACCAACAGTACGGAGAGTCCGTGGACCACCTCAACCGTTCCATCTCTGTCATCAAAAGCAGGCTGG CAAACCTGACAGAGCTGATGGCAAAGGCTGCCGGCCCTGAGGAGCTTCCTGAGGAGAGGCAGGAGATGGAGGAACTGAAGGCTCTGCTGCCCGAGATCCAGGAGAAGGTGGAGGACGCCACCGatagcctgaaatgtcgcaaCACTGAGTCCACCGAGCCTGCGCCG GACGGCGCCTCCACTTCGTCCGCAGTTGTCGCCGCTCAGAGTGGTGACACTTCACCAGCGAGCGCTGCCAGCAGTCATAGCCAGCCGCCACTTTACTCCTCAAGCACCAAACTCTGTTCTACCAACGGGTCCGCTCCCGACACTCAGGTTTCTGACATCAGCCACTTGGTCCGAAAAAAG AGGAAGCCAGAGGAGAGTCCTTCAAAAGAGGGTGTGGTTAAGAAGGCCAAGCAGGATGTTGCTCAGGACACGCTCGTTGTGCAAAAAGCCAACGGTGACACGAG TATGTGA
- the LOC119136850 gene encoding histone-binding protein N1/N2-like isoform X1: MEEAYKLIGAGKKQLVMGKAVEAVSTLQEACGILAKAYGDTADECAEAFFWCGRALLDLARMENSVLGNALEGVPEDDEDENPQDSNVEGTEKVDEKTRDELRVQVYDAMAEKSDNAKEEETAADKKVEEKTEDSVAEEPLSDKMEGGKAVKKEDLSDEKLEKTVDKIADEKVEASNKMENGDANEMADEKVEASDKMENGETDKMADEKVEDVAEKMEEEEEDSEDEAEEEQGEDSNSGEKEGDESEEEEEEVGNLQLAWEMLELAKVIYKRKESKDDQLMAAQAHLRLSEVSAESGNYVQALEDLRECLSLQRKHLDADSRLVAETHYQLGLTFSLNQQYGESVDHLNRSISVIKSRLANLTELMAKAAGPEELPEERQEMEELKALLPEIQEKVEDATDSLKCRNTESTEPAPDGASTSSAVVAAQSGDTSPASAASSHSQPPLYSSSTKLCSTNGSAPDTQVSDISHLVRKKRKPEESPSKEGVVKKAKQDVAQDTLVVQKANGDTSM; encoded by the exons ATGGAAGAGGCCTACAAACTAATCGGAGCGGGGAAGAAGCAGTTGGTTATGGGCAAAGCGGTGGAGGCGGTGAGCACTCTCCAGGAGGCCTGCGGAATACT agcCAAAGCATATGGAGACACCGCAGATGAGTGTGCAGAAGCATTCTTTTGGTGCGGTAGAGCCTTGTTGGATTTGGCACG AATGGAGAACTCTGTACTCGGTAACGCTTTGGAAGGAGTCCCGGAGGACGACGAAGATGAGAATCCTCAAGATTCCAATGTGGAGGGCACAGAAAAAGTTGATG AAAAGACCAGAGATGAGTTGAGGGTTCAAGTTTACGACGCCATGGCGGAGAAATCCGACAatgcaaaggaggaggaaacTGCGGCCGACAAGAAGGTTGAGGAAAAAACAGAGGACAGTGTAGCCGAGGAACCTCTATCAGATAAAATGGAAGGGGGAAAAGCAGTCAAGAAGGAAGACCTGAGTGATGAGAAGTTAGAAAAGACAGTAGACAAAATAGCTGACGAGAAGGTTGAAGCGTctaacaaaatggaaaatggtGACGCGAACGAAATGGCTGACGAGAAGGTCGAAGCGTCTGACAAAATGGAGAATGGTGAAAcggacaaaatggctgacgaGAAAGTCGAAGACGTGGCTGAGAagatggaagaagaagaagaagactcTGAAG atgAAGCTGAGGAGGAACAAGGCGAAGACAGCAACTCTGGAGAAAag GAGGGCGATGAatcagaggaggaagaagaggaggtggGAAACcttcagctggcctgggagaTGCTGGAATTAGCCAAGGTCATCTATAAGAG AAAAGAGTCCAAGGACGACCAGCTTATGGCAGCTCAGGCCCATTTAAGACTGAGTGAAGTTTCTGCTGAGTCTG GGAACTACGTCCAAGCCTTGGAAGACCTCCGGGAGTGTCTTTCACTTCAGCGGAAACACTTGGACGCCGACAGCCGACTGGTCGCCGAGACGCACTACCAGCTGGGTCTGACCTTCAGCTTGAACCAACAGTACGGAGAGTCCGTGGACCACCTCAACCGTTCCATCTCTGTCATCAAAAGCAGGCTGG CAAACCTGACAGAGCTGATGGCAAAGGCTGCCGGCCCTGAGGAGCTTCCTGAGGAGAGGCAGGAGATGGAGGAACTGAAGGCTCTGCTGCCCGAGATCCAGGAGAAGGTGGAGGACGCCACCGatagcctgaaatgtcgcaaCACTGAGTCCACCGAGCCTGCGCCG GACGGCGCCTCCACTTCGTCCGCAGTTGTCGCCGCTCAGAGTGGTGACACTTCACCAGCGAGCGCTGCCAGCAGTCATAGCCAGCCGCCACTTTACTCCTCAAGCACCAAACTCTGTTCTACCAACGGGTCCGCTCCCGACACTCAGGTTTCTGACATCAGCCACTTGGTCCGAAAAAAG AGGAAGCCAGAGGAGAGTCCTTCAAAAGAGGGTGTGGTTAAGAAGGCCAAGCAGGATGTTGCTCAGGACACGCTCGTTGTGCAAAAAGCCAACGGTGACACGAG TATGTGA